In Clostridium sp. SY8519, one genomic interval encodes:
- a CDS encoding ABC transporter ATP-binding protein, which yields MAVLKKVLAVIGRYKALLAASIVMAAVSVIIQLYIPNLYGDAIDGIVAKHRVDFSLVAWYGLRIAVLMVLAALATWIMNIINNRLTFRTVRDIRARAIRQIQDLPLSYLDSHSSGDIVQRVIADIDQLSDGLLLGFTQLFSGIVTIIATLVFMFQRDIGITVLVIVMTPLSFFVARFISTRSFRMFQKQTAVRGRQTALINEMVGSEKVVKAFGHEETASEQFRKVNLELQEYSQKAVFFSSLTNPGTRAVNNVIYALVALVGAFRILGGNLTVGGLTVLLSYANQYMKPFNDISSVITELQNALACAARVFALIEAEPMSKEPDRELQVAQGSVAIEHAAFSYEKTKPLIQDFNFRAEPGMTVAIVGPTGCGKTTLINLLMRFYDVDEGKISVDGQDIYQVTRQSLRRGYGMVLQETWLKQGTVRENIAFGRPEASEEEIIQAAKEAHSWEFIRRMPEGLDTVIDDDSLSQGQKQLLCITRIMLTLPPMLILDEATSSIDTRTEIRIQEAFSKMMKGRTSFIVAHRLSTIRSADRILVMKEGKIIEQGTHEELMAANGFYTSLYNSQFAGTAS from the coding sequence ATGGCAGTGTTAAAGAAAGTGCTGGCAGTCATCGGCCGGTATAAGGCGCTGCTGGCAGCCAGCATTGTGATGGCGGCTGTCTCTGTCATCATTCAGCTGTATATTCCGAATCTGTACGGCGATGCCATTGACGGCATCGTGGCGAAACACCGGGTGGATTTCTCCTTGGTGGCCTGGTACGGGCTTCGCATTGCGGTGCTGATGGTGCTGGCCGCACTGGCGACCTGGATCATGAACATCATCAACAACCGTCTGACGTTTCGGACTGTCAGGGATATCAGAGCCCGGGCGATCCGCCAGATTCAGGATCTTCCTCTGTCTTATCTGGATTCTCACAGTTCCGGGGATATTGTGCAGCGTGTCATCGCGGACATCGATCAGCTGTCGGATGGCCTGCTGTTAGGATTTACGCAGCTGTTTTCCGGGATTGTCACGATCATTGCCACACTGGTCTTTATGTTCCAGAGAGATATCGGAATCACCGTGCTGGTGATTGTGATGACCCCCCTGAGCTTTTTTGTGGCCCGTTTTATTTCCACCCGTTCGTTCCGGATGTTCCAGAAACAGACGGCAGTCCGGGGCCGGCAGACGGCGCTGATCAACGAAATGGTCGGCAGCGAAAAAGTGGTGAAGGCTTTCGGCCATGAAGAAACAGCCTCGGAACAGTTCCGTAAAGTGAACCTGGAACTGCAGGAATACTCCCAGAAGGCGGTGTTTTTCAGCTCCCTGACCAATCCGGGCACCCGGGCGGTAAATAATGTGATTTATGCGCTGGTGGCACTGGTAGGCGCCTTTCGGATCCTGGGCGGCAATCTGACCGTAGGCGGTCTGACCGTGCTTTTGTCCTACGCGAACCAGTACATGAAGCCTTTTAATGATATCAGCTCAGTGATTACGGAGCTGCAGAACGCGCTGGCCTGCGCGGCCCGGGTATTCGCGCTGATCGAGGCGGAACCCATGAGCAAAGAGCCGGATCGGGAACTGCAGGTGGCTCAGGGCAGTGTTGCCATTGAACATGCGGCGTTTTCTTATGAGAAAACAAAACCGCTGATTCAGGACTTTAATTTCCGGGCAGAGCCTGGTATGACCGTGGCGATTGTGGGTCCGACCGGATGCGGGAAAACCACACTGATCAACCTGCTGATGCGTTTTTACGATGTGGATGAAGGGAAGATTTCTGTGGATGGACAGGATATTTACCAGGTGACCCGGCAGTCCCTGCGGCGCGGATACGGTATGGTTCTGCAGGAGACCTGGCTGAAACAGGGAACCGTGCGGGAGAATATCGCTTTCGGACGGCCGGAGGCATCCGAAGAGGAAATCATTCAGGCAGCCAAAGAGGCCCATAGCTGGGAATTTATCCGCAGGATGCCGGAAGGGCTGGACACGGTGATTGACGATGACAGTCTGAGCCAGGGACAAAAACAGCTGCTGTGTATCACCCGGATCATGCTGACGCTTCCGCCCATGTTGATTCTGGACGAGGCGACTTCCAGTATTGATACCCGGACGGAAATCCGGATCCAGGAGGCATTCAGCAAGATGATGAAAGGACGGACCAGCTTCATTGTGGCACACCGGCTTTCCACCATTCGCAGCGCGGACCGGATTCTTGTCATGAAAGAGGGAAAAATCATTGAACAGGGAACCCATGAGGAACTGATGGCAGCCAATGGTTTTTATACGTCACTGTATAATTCCCAGTTTGCCGGCACCGCTTCATGA
- the thiS gene encoding sulfur carrier protein ThiS produces MVQINGVQLDTAGRTLADYLREAGYDPRVIAVEYNEAILPKDRYAAVILQDGDVVEIVQFMGGG; encoded by the coding sequence ATGGTACAGATTAACGGAGTACAACTGGACACAGCCGGCAGGACACTGGCGGATTATCTGCGGGAAGCGGGCTATGATCCCCGCGTCATTGCTGTGGAATACAATGAAGCAATTCTGCCCAAAGACAGGTATGCCGCTGTGATTCTGCAGGATGGCGATGTGGTGGAGATCGTACAGTTCATGGGCGGCGGCTGA
- a CDS encoding thiazole synthase, protein METQDKLVIGGKEFSSRFILGSGKYSLKLIRAAVEDAGAEIVTLAVRRANTTEKENILDYIPEGVTLLPNTSGARNAEEAVRIARLARELGCGDFVKIEIMRDSKYLLPDNQETIRATEILAREGFVVLPYMYPDLNAARDLVSAGAAAVMPLASPIGSNKGLATREFIQILIDEIDLPIIVDAGIGRPSQACEAMEMGAAAIMANTALATAGDLPLMASAFRKAIEAGRQAYLSGLGRVLLRGAASSDPLTGFLHD, encoded by the coding sequence ATGGAGACACAGGACAAATTAGTCATTGGCGGAAAGGAATTTTCCTCCCGGTTTATTCTGGGATCGGGGAAATATTCCCTGAAACTGATCCGGGCAGCAGTGGAAGATGCCGGCGCGGAGATCGTGACACTGGCGGTACGCCGGGCAAATACAACGGAAAAAGAAAATATCCTGGATTATATTCCGGAAGGAGTGACGCTGCTTCCCAATACTTCAGGAGCCAGGAACGCGGAGGAAGCCGTGCGGATTGCCCGTCTGGCCCGGGAGCTGGGATGCGGTGATTTCGTCAAGATCGAAATCATGCGGGATTCCAAATACCTGCTGCCGGACAATCAGGAGACGATCCGGGCGACAGAGATCCTGGCCCGGGAGGGGTTCGTGGTACTGCCTTATATGTATCCGGATCTGAATGCGGCCAGGGATCTTGTTTCGGCCGGCGCGGCAGCCGTGATGCCTCTGGCTTCCCCCATCGGATCCAACAAAGGACTGGCCACCAGAGAGTTTATTCAGATTCTGATTGATGAAATCGACCTGCCCATCATTGTGGACGCGGGAATCGGCAGACCGTCCCAGGCCTGTGAGGCAATGGAAATGGGCGCGGCGGCGATTATGGCCAATACGGCACTGGCCACAGCCGGGGATCTTCCGCTGATGGCTTCGGCTTTTCGCAAAGCCATCGAAGCCGGCAGACAGGCATATTTATCCGGACTGGGACGCGTGCTGCTGCGGGGAGCGGCGTCTTCCGACCCGCTGACCGGATTCCTGCATGACTGA
- the thiH gene encoding 2-iminoacetate synthase ThiH, with the protein MENEFIFDSDQMTAKSLEKKHRLETDPSSRTDHMKYQPGMEQIDSDVCEKVMEQMNSYDCSQYTARDVRAALDHEICSIEDFKALLSPAAEPFLEEMAQRARRETSRHFGNTVYLFTPLYIANYCENYCVYCGFNCYNQITRVKLTLEQVEHEMKVIADSGMEEILILTGESRAKSDVKYIGEACRLARKYFRMVGLEVYPVNTEDYRYLHECGADYVTVFQETYDTDKYETLHLLGHKRVWPYRFHAQERALMGGMRGVGFSALLGLSDFRKDALATGMHVYYLQRKYPQAEMSLSCPRLRPIINNEKINPLDVGERQLCQVLCAYRIFLPYVGITVSSRESAQFRNGIVKIAATKISAGVSTGIGDHESKYTGRQAQEKEGDEQFEICDGRSLSGMYEDMSDEGLQPVLNDYLYV; encoded by the coding sequence ATGGAAAATGAGTTTATCTTTGACTCGGACCAGATGACGGCAAAGAGCCTGGAAAAAAAGCACCGGCTGGAAACCGATCCCTCCTCCCGGACGGATCATATGAAGTACCAGCCGGGGATGGAACAGATTGACTCGGACGTCTGTGAAAAAGTCATGGAGCAGATGAACAGTTATGACTGCAGTCAGTATACGGCCCGTGATGTCCGGGCGGCACTGGATCATGAGATCTGCAGCATCGAAGACTTCAAAGCACTGCTGTCTCCTGCGGCGGAACCGTTCCTGGAAGAGATGGCGCAGCGGGCACGCAGGGAAACAAGCAGGCATTTCGGCAATACGGTGTATCTGTTCACCCCGCTGTATATTGCAAATTACTGCGAAAACTACTGCGTATATTGCGGATTTAACTGCTACAATCAGATCACCCGTGTGAAACTGACGCTGGAGCAGGTGGAGCATGAGATGAAGGTGATCGCGGACAGCGGCATGGAAGAGATCCTGATTCTGACCGGAGAAAGCAGGGCAAAGAGCGATGTGAAGTACATCGGGGAAGCCTGCCGGCTGGCACGGAAATATTTCCGCATGGTGGGACTGGAGGTCTATCCGGTTAATACAGAGGATTACCGGTATCTGCACGAATGCGGCGCGGACTATGTGACGGTGTTCCAGGAAACATATGACACGGACAAATATGAGACCCTCCATCTGCTGGGGCATAAGCGGGTGTGGCCCTACCGGTTTCATGCCCAGGAACGCGCGCTTATGGGCGGCATGCGGGGCGTAGGATTTTCCGCGTTGCTGGGTCTGTCAGATTTCCGCAAAGACGCCCTGGCCACTGGGATGCATGTGTATTATCTGCAGAGAAAATATCCCCAGGCGGAGATGTCCCTGTCCTGCCCGCGTCTGCGGCCGATTATCAATAACGAGAAGATCAATCCCCTGGATGTGGGGGAGCGGCAGCTGTGCCAGGTGCTGTGCGCGTACCGGATTTTTCTGCCTTATGTGGGCATCACCGTATCTTCCAGGGAAAGCGCCCAGTTCCGCAATGGTATCGTAAAAATCGCGGCCACAAAAATATCTGCCGGCGTGTCAACCGGAATCGGAGACCATGAGAGCAAGTATACCGGCAGACAGGCACAGGAAAAAGAAGGAGACGAGCAGTTTGAGATCTGCGACGGCAGAAGCCTGTCCGGGATGTACGAAGATATGTCCGATGAGGGGCTGCAGCCGGTGCTGAATGATTATCTGTATGTATAA
- a CDS encoding thiamine phosphate synthase — MKIIGVTSRKLSREPFLERIRKIVRGHPDALILREKDLSPEQYRRLAAEVLELCRREQVTGILHSYPAAARSLQAAALHVPLPALVQMSAEERKSFRVLGASCHSVEEARQAEALGCTYLTAGHIFATDCKKGLPGRGAEFLTEVCGAVHIPVYAIGGITPERLKELRDTGCAGVCVMSSLMGCADPGALIDALRESDFME, encoded by the coding sequence TTGAAAATCATAGGAGTAACCAGCCGGAAGCTGAGCAGAGAACCGTTTTTGGAACGAATCCGGAAAATTGTCCGCGGACATCCGGATGCTCTGATCCTTCGGGAAAAAGACCTGTCCCCGGAACAGTACCGAAGACTGGCGGCAGAAGTACTGGAACTCTGCCGCCGGGAGCAGGTGACGGGTATTCTGCACAGTTATCCGGCGGCCGCCCGAAGTCTGCAGGCTGCCGCGTTGCATGTCCCGCTGCCCGCCCTTGTGCAGATGTCTGCCGAAGAACGGAAGAGCTTTAGAGTCCTGGGCGCATCCTGCCATTCGGTGGAAGAAGCGCGGCAGGCGGAAGCGCTGGGCTGTACCTATCTGACCGCGGGCCATATTTTCGCGACGGACTGCAAGAAAGGGTTGCCGGGCCGGGGCGCTGAGTTTCTCACGGAAGTCTGCGGGGCCGTGCACATCCCGGTGTATGCCATTGGCGGAATTACGCCGGAGCGCCTGAAAGAGCTGCGCGATACCGGCTGTGCCGGTGTCTGCGTCATGAGCAGCCTGATGGGATGCGCGGATCCGGGCGCGCTGATTGATGCTCTGCGGGAATCAGATTTTATGGAGTGA
- a CDS encoding lactate permease LctP family transporter — protein sequence MLFVKFILALIPIIWLIVALSGIKMAGFKACVIALVIAAIEAVAIPFWHMRPVDAASAALEGTLNALWPIILVIIAALFTYNLTLETKAMDSIKKMLASVSMDQRILMLIIGWGFGNFMEGMAGFGTAVAIPAGIMVALGFNPILTVVACFVINTTPTAFGSVGVPTATLATVTGLDVGTLAANTAVIELILMFLSPFIAICILGKGFKALKGVFGITVISSLAFVAPAVLTAFGIGAELPNIIGSIVCMVVTILLGVKTKNRPVPDEYRVLKKVPESGEGAAAAEEHFDVKEGIKAWSPFVLIFIFLLCTSKIIPFINGPLSSIKSSFQIYTGTGDPLGFTWINTPGVIIFIAAIIGGLIQGASFGTMGRVFVKTVKSNWKTIVTICAVLATAKVMSHSGMTSDIAGLLEKSGNFFPLVSPLIGVIGAFVTGSGTSTTVLFGDMQRQTAEAIGANPYWLATANTMGAGIGKMISPQGLAIGAAAIGMSGQESKLMSATAKYCVLCVIIACLCTYLLPMLGVQIG from the coding sequence ATGTTATTTGTCAAGTTTATCCTTGCTTTAATCCCGATCATCTGGCTGATTGTTGCACTGAGCGGCATCAAGATGGCCGGCTTTAAAGCCTGCGTGATCGCGCTGGTCATCGCAGCCATTGAGGCAGTCGCGATTCCGTTCTGGCATATGCGCCCGGTCGACGCTGCTTCCGCTGCGCTGGAAGGTACGCTGAACGCGTTATGGCCGATTATTCTGGTTATCATCGCGGCGCTGTTTACCTATAATCTGACCCTGGAAACCAAAGCCATGGATTCCATTAAGAAAATGCTTGCCAGCGTATCCATGGATCAGCGTATCCTGATGCTGATCATCGGCTGGGGATTCGGCAACTTCATGGAAGGTATGGCCGGATTCGGTACCGCAGTCGCTATCCCGGCAGGTATCATGGTTGCGTTAGGCTTCAACCCGATTCTGACGGTAGTCGCTTGTTTCGTTATCAATACCACGCCTACCGCTTTCGGTTCTGTCGGCGTACCTACCGCCACACTGGCCACTGTTACCGGGCTGGATGTAGGCACCCTGGCAGCAAATACCGCTGTCATCGAACTGATTCTGATGTTCCTGTCTCCGTTTATCGCCATCTGCATTCTTGGCAAGGGATTCAAGGCTTTAAAAGGTGTCTTCGGCATCACAGTGATTTCTTCTCTCGCATTCGTTGCCCCGGCGGTTCTGACTGCCTTCGGCATCGGCGCGGAGCTTCCGAATATCATCGGCTCCATCGTATGTATGGTGGTTACCATCCTGCTTGGTGTAAAAACCAAAAACCGCCCGGTTCCGGATGAATACCGCGTACTGAAGAAAGTACCGGAATCCGGTGAAGGCGCAGCCGCAGCAGAAGAACATTTTGACGTAAAGGAAGGCATCAAAGCATGGAGTCCTTTCGTACTGATCTTCATCTTCCTGCTTTGCACCAGCAAGATCATCCCGTTTATCAACGGACCGCTGAGCTCCATTAAGAGCAGTTTCCAGATTTATACGGGAACCGGTGATCCGCTGGGCTTTACCTGGATCAACACCCCTGGTGTCATCATCTTCATCGCTGCCATCATCGGCGGACTGATTCAGGGCGCAAGCTTTGGTACCATGGGCAGAGTTTTTGTCAAAACGGTAAAAAGCAACTGGAAGACCATCGTCACCATCTGTGCCGTACTGGCCACCGCCAAGGTAATGAGCCACTCCGGCATGACCTCTGATATCGCAGGACTCCTGGAGAAATCCGGAAACTTCTTCCCGCTGGTATCTCCTCTGATCGGTGTCATCGGCGCTTTCGTAACCGGCAGCGGTACTTCCACCACCGTGCTCTTTGGCGATATGCAGCGGCAGACAGCGGAAGCCATCGGCGCCAACCCGTACTGGCTTGCTACCGCTAACACCATGGGCGCCGGCATCGGCAAGATGATCAGCCCCCAGGGCCTTGCCATCGGTGCAGCAGCCATCGGTATGTCCGGTCAGGAAAGCAAGCTGATGAGCGCCACCGCCAAGTACTGCGTCCTGTGCGTAATCATCGCCTGCCTGTGCACATATCTGCTCCCGATGCTCGGTGTACAGATCGGATAA
- a CDS encoding TraX family protein yields the protein MGLNRTSLKYLAAAAMLLDHIAAFVLMRGNEPGLYDLFRLIGRLTAPVMCYFLAAGFQHTSSLKRYVLRLAVFAAVAQPAFVFARFGAGWPRHLFSEGNMLVTLLLSLLMLAGITRVGMSAGRIAAAAGAVLLSLFCDWGGYGPLMVLVFYMLRSQPKKMWLTYSLLAVCCWGGAAAAAVSSGEAWYLSLWNGGMLLAVPLLKCYDGSRGSGSKFNKWFFYVFYPAHLAVLGGIRFAVA from the coding sequence ATGGGCCTGAATCGAACCAGTCTGAAATACCTGGCTGCCGCAGCGATGCTGCTGGACCATATTGCCGCGTTTGTGCTGATGCGGGGAAACGAACCGGGACTGTATGACCTGTTTCGCCTGATCGGCCGTCTGACGGCTCCTGTCATGTGCTATTTTCTGGCAGCAGGGTTTCAGCATACCAGTTCCCTGAAGCGCTATGTCCTGCGGCTTGCGGTATTTGCTGCTGTCGCGCAGCCGGCGTTTGTCTTTGCGCGATTCGGCGCCGGCTGGCCGCGGCATTTGTTTTCCGAGGGAAACATGCTGGTGACGCTGCTTCTGTCTTTGCTGATGCTGGCGGGAATCACCCGGGTGGGAATGTCCGCCGGGAGGATTGCAGCCGCGGCAGGCGCCGTGCTGCTGTCCCTGTTCTGCGACTGGGGCGGGTACGGCCCGCTGATGGTGCTTGTATTTTATATGCTGCGCAGTCAGCCGAAAAAAATGTGGCTGACCTACAGCCTGCTGGCTGTTTGCTGCTGGGGCGGCGCGGCGGCCGCGGCGGTTTCTTCCGGAGAAGCATGGTATCTGAGTCTGTGGAACGGCGGGATGCTCCTGGCGGTTCCGCTGCTGAAGTGTTATGACGGGAGCCGCGGCTCCGGGAGCAAATTTAACAAATGGTTTTTTTATGTGTTTTATCCGGCTCACCTGGCAGTGCTGGGAGGGATACGCTTTGCTGTAGCCTGA